A window from Fundidesulfovibrio soli encodes these proteins:
- a CDS encoding ArsR/SmtB family transcription factor, which translates to MNTQQAAKVLKALSHPNRLEIYLAIVRGERRDFQAGCECCVSDIMARLNIGAPTISHHLKELVNAGLVETERQGKFLTARPNPAVLEEVMGLLSAGRR; encoded by the coding sequence ATGAACACGCAGCAGGCAGCCAAGGTGCTCAAGGCCCTCTCCCACCCCAACCGGCTGGAGATCTATCTGGCCATCGTCCGGGGCGAACGGAGGGACTTCCAGGCCGGGTGCGAATGCTGCGTCTCCGACATCATGGCCAGGCTCAACATCGGGGCCCCGACCATTTCCCACCACCTCAAGGAGCTGGTGAACGCCGGGCTGGTGGAGACCGAGCGCCAAGGCAAGTTCCTCACCGCGCGGCCCAACCCGGCCGTGCTGGAGGAGGTCATGGGCCTGCTCTCCGCTGGCCGGCGCTGA
- a CDS encoding EVE domain-containing protein, with the protein MPRHWLLKTEPGCYSIANLSQEEDQTTSWTGVRNYQARNFIRDGMAPGDLAIFYHSVTDPSAVGVVRVVREPYPDPTAWDPEDRHYDPKSPPEKPQWYAVDVRLERIFPRPVPLGAMRAAPGLAGMELLRRGSRLSVMPVSQGEFALVCAMAEAGES; encoded by the coding sequence ATGCCCAGACACTGGCTGCTGAAAACCGAGCCCGGCTGCTACTCCATCGCGAACCTCTCCCAGGAGGAGGACCAGACCACCTCCTGGACCGGGGTGCGCAACTACCAGGCCCGCAACTTCATCCGCGACGGCATGGCCCCGGGCGACCTGGCCATCTTCTACCACAGCGTGACCGACCCCTCGGCCGTGGGCGTGGTGCGCGTGGTGCGGGAGCCCTACCCCGACCCCACCGCCTGGGACCCCGAAGACCGGCACTACGACCCCAAATCCCCACCTGAGAAACCCCAGTGGTACGCCGTGGACGTGCGCCTGGAACGGATATTCCCACGCCCGGTGCCCTTGGGGGCCATGCGGGCCGCGCCCGGGCTGGCCGGGATGGAGCTGTTGCGCCGGGGCTCGCGCCTCTCGGTCATGCCGGTGAGCCAAGGGGAGTTCGCCCTGGTCTGCGCCATGGCCGAGGCTGGCGAGTCCTGA
- a CDS encoding nitroreductase family protein — MQDLDFRVDETLCVRCGECAQDCPASVILLDDLPRLTNPQGCIRCQHCLAVCPTGALSILGRNPEDSEPLEGGIPDFRSLAVLVKGRRSVRRYQLRDLDPALVRSLLDAACHAPTGVNSQGVLFTLVPGLEAMRGVRAQVLDALERLKREGRLPEGYMGRVLGWAVKVWREQGRDAVFRDAPHLLVASAPESVPSPVEDCLAALTTFELLACSAGVGTLWNGMVMAALKLCPELRDRLGIPRDHRLGYAMTFGLPDVAYRRTVQRGPARVNVVS, encoded by the coding sequence ATGCAGGACCTGGATTTTCGCGTGGACGAGACGCTCTGCGTGCGCTGCGGCGAATGCGCGCAGGATTGCCCCGCGTCGGTGATCCTTCTGGACGACCTGCCGCGCCTGACCAACCCTCAGGGCTGCATCCGCTGCCAGCACTGCCTGGCCGTGTGCCCCACCGGGGCGCTCTCCATCCTGGGCCGGAACCCCGAGGACAGCGAGCCACTGGAGGGGGGCATCCCGGACTTCCGCAGCCTGGCCGTGCTGGTCAAGGGCAGGCGCTCCGTGCGCCGCTACCAGCTCCGCGACCTGGACCCGGCTTTGGTGCGCTCCCTGCTGGACGCCGCCTGCCACGCGCCCACCGGGGTCAACTCCCAGGGCGTGCTCTTCACGCTGGTGCCGGGCCTGGAGGCCATGCGGGGGGTGCGCGCGCAGGTGCTGGACGCCCTGGAGCGGCTCAAGCGGGAGGGGAGGTTGCCCGAAGGCTACATGGGGCGGGTGCTGGGCTGGGCCGTGAAGGTCTGGCGGGAGCAGGGCCGCGACGCCGTGTTCCGGGACGCACCGCACCTGCTGGTGGCCAGCGCGCCCGAGAGCGTCCCCTCGCCCGTGGAGGACTGCCTGGCCGCTTTGACCACCTTCGAGCTGTTGGCCTGCTCCGCCGGGGTGGGCACCCTCTGGAACGGCATGGTCATGGCGGCCCTGAAGCTCTGCCCCGAACTCCGGGATCGCCTGGGCATCCCGCGGGATCACCGCCTCGGCTACGCCATGACCTTCGGGCTCCCGGACGTGGCCTACCGCCGCACCGTGCAACGCGGCCCGGCCCGGGTGAACGTGGTGTCCTAG
- the rarD gene encoding EamA family transporter RarD, which yields MSQRQTGPGLAAAAFSFLCWGMLPLYWRLLDGVAALEISCHRVVWSGALTGLLLLALGRAGEVRKALSSRRDLGLLAVSSAMIGVNWVLYIWAVNNGHVLDASLGYYLNPLVNVVLGMAVFRERLNRPQSVAVGLAACGVAVQFVGAGSLPWIALSLAVSFGIYGMVRKLTAVESLPGLFVETACLGLPAAGYLFWRAAQGVGGMGSGGLALDLLLVGAGAVTTLPLLTFAFGARRISLTTLGVLQYIGPTGMFALGILVYGEPLGLARAATFGLIWAGVALYTVDGAMRLRGLARRADANS from the coding sequence ATGTCCCAAAGACAGACAGGCCCGGGCCTCGCGGCCGCGGCCTTCTCCTTTCTCTGTTGGGGGATGCTCCCCCTGTACTGGCGGTTGCTGGACGGCGTTGCGGCCCTGGAAATCAGCTGCCACCGCGTGGTCTGGTCCGGCGCGCTCACCGGTTTGCTGCTCCTGGCCCTGGGCCGCGCGGGCGAGGTGCGCAAGGCGCTCTCCAGCCGGCGGGACCTGGGCCTGCTGGCCGTGAGCAGCGCCATGATCGGCGTGAACTGGGTGCTCTACATCTGGGCGGTGAACAACGGCCACGTGCTGGACGCCAGCCTGGGCTACTACTTGAACCCCCTGGTGAACGTGGTGCTGGGCATGGCCGTGTTCCGCGAGCGCCTGAACAGGCCACAATCCGTGGCCGTGGGGCTGGCGGCCTGCGGTGTGGCCGTGCAGTTCGTGGGCGCGGGCAGCCTGCCCTGGATCGCCCTGTCCCTGGCGGTGAGCTTCGGCATCTACGGCATGGTGCGCAAGCTCACGGCGGTGGAGTCCCTGCCGGGCCTGTTCGTGGAGACGGCCTGCCTGGGCCTGCCCGCCGCGGGCTACCTGTTCTGGCGGGCCGCGCAGGGCGTGGGCGGCATGGGCAGCGGCGGCCTGGCGCTGGATTTGCTGCTGGTGGGCGCGGGGGCCGTCACCACGCTGCCGCTGTTGACCTTCGCCTTCGGTGCGCGGCGCATCAGCCTGACCACCCTGGGCGTGCTGCAGTACATCGGGCCCACGGGCATGTTCGCGCTGGGCATTCTGGTCTACGGCGAGCCGCTGGGGCTGGCCAGGGCCGCCACCTTCGGCCTGATCTGGGCGGGCGTGGCGCTCTACACCGTGGACGGGGCCATGCGCCTGCGCGGGCTCGCGAGGCGGGCGGACGCAAACAGCTGA